Proteins encoded within one genomic window of Streptomyces taklimakanensis:
- a CDS encoding ABC transporter substrate-binding protein, with translation MAAAAIGAGLLAGCASDKDSNTGAAGGDSEGKTVITVGLFGTFGFQEAGLYEEYEKLNPKVKIEQTVIERNENYYPQLLTRLASNSGLADIQAIEVANIAEVVRTQSDKFVDLGKADGVNKDDYFPWKWNQATHPEGKTIGLGTDVGPMALCYRKDHFEAAGLPTDREEVAKLWAGDWNEYIEVGKQFKEKAPEGVAWTDSAGGVYNAVISSSAKRYYDEQGELIYKDNPAVKEAWDLAAEAATEGLTDKKQQFTKPWDKAMNNGTFATISCPPWMLGYIQDKGGEKAKGKWDVAQAPKPGNWGGAFLGVPESSRHKEEAIKLAAWLTAPTQQAKLFAERGSFPSTPKSYETPEVADAKHEYFSNAPIGQIFSTAAKGVPTQVIGPKDQIVQENIANTGLLQIDQKGVSPDEAWESAVKTVDNALDE, from the coding sequence ATGGCCGCCGCGGCGATCGGCGCCGGCCTGCTCGCCGGGTGCGCGAGCGACAAGGACTCGAACACCGGGGCCGCCGGCGGCGACAGCGAGGGGAAGACCGTCATCACCGTCGGCCTCTTCGGAACGTTCGGTTTCCAGGAGGCCGGACTCTACGAGGAGTACGAGAAGCTCAATCCGAAGGTCAAGATCGAGCAGACCGTCATCGAGCGGAACGAGAACTACTACCCGCAGCTCCTCACGCGTCTGGCCAGCAACAGCGGTCTCGCCGACATCCAGGCCATCGAGGTGGCCAACATCGCCGAGGTCGTCCGGACCCAGTCCGACAAGTTCGTGGACCTGGGCAAGGCGGACGGCGTCAACAAGGACGACTACTTCCCCTGGAAGTGGAACCAGGCCACCCACCCCGAGGGCAAGACCATCGGCCTGGGCACCGACGTCGGCCCGATGGCCCTGTGCTACCGCAAGGACCACTTCGAGGCCGCCGGTCTGCCCACCGACCGCGAGGAGGTCGCCAAGCTGTGGGCCGGTGACTGGAACGAGTACATCGAGGTCGGCAAGCAGTTCAAGGAGAAGGCCCCCGAAGGCGTGGCCTGGACCGACTCCGCCGGCGGCGTGTACAACGCGGTGATCTCCTCCAGCGCCAAGCGGTACTACGACGAGCAGGGCGAGCTGATCTACAAGGACAACCCCGCCGTCAAGGAGGCCTGGGACCTGGCCGCCGAGGCCGCCACCGAGGGGCTGACCGACAAGAAGCAGCAGTTCACCAAGCCCTGGGACAAGGCGATGAACAACGGCACCTTCGCCACCATCTCCTGCCCGCCGTGGATGCTCGGCTACATCCAGGACAAGGGCGGCGAGAAGGCGAAGGGCAAGTGGGACGTCGCCCAGGCCCCCAAGCCCGGCAACTGGGGCGGCGCCTTCCTCGGCGTCCCGGAGTCGAGCAGGCACAAGGAGGAGGCGATCAAGCTCGCCGCCTGGCTGACCGCCCCGACCCAGCAGGCCAAGCTCTTCGCCGAGCGCGGCAGCTTCCCCAGCACCCCGAAGTCGTACGAGACCCCCGAGGTCGCCGACGCCAAGCACGAGTACTTCTCCAACGCGCCGATCGGCCAGATCTTCTCCACCGCCGCCAAGGGCGTTCCCACCCAGGTGATCGGTCCCAAGGACCAGATCGTCCAGGAGAACATCGCCAACACCGGCCTGCTCCAGATCGACCAGAAGGGCGTCTCGCCGGACGAGGCGTGGGAGTCGGCCGTCAAGACAGTCGACAACGCACTGGACGAGTGA
- a CDS encoding carbohydrate ABC transporter permease, producing MTTTGSPVSAPPTEQGGAAPRHRTSPPSREEKRRERRSRWYQRDVKWSPYAFVAPFFLFFGAFSLFPLLYTGWASLHKVSLTAPTDMEWAGLHNFSRLFEDEFFWNALRNTFSIGIISTVPQLLMALGLAHLLNYKLRGATFYRVAMLAPYATSVAAATLVFVMLFGYDYGMINWALGAAGIDPIDWHNDTLNSHLAISAIVIWRWTGYNTLIYLAAMQAVPKDLYESASLDGASRWQQFVHVTIPSLRPTILFTVVVSTIGATQLFGEPLLFNPGGGANGGPDHQYQTLGLYLYEQGWTNLHLGRASAIAWMMFLLLVLIGLLNWLVTRWMQKSELGRKTARRRS from the coding sequence GTGACCACTACCGGTTCGCCGGTGTCCGCGCCCCCCACCGAGCAGGGGGGCGCGGCCCCGCGCCACAGGACGTCTCCACCCTCCCGCGAGGAGAAGCGGCGGGAACGCCGCAGCCGTTGGTACCAGCGGGACGTGAAGTGGAGCCCGTACGCGTTCGTCGCCCCGTTCTTCCTCTTCTTCGGGGCCTTCAGTCTCTTCCCGTTGCTCTACACGGGCTGGGCCTCGCTGCACAAGGTGTCCCTCACGGCCCCCACCGACATGGAGTGGGCCGGTCTGCACAACTTCTCCAGACTCTTCGAGGACGAGTTCTTCTGGAACGCCCTGCGCAACACCTTCAGCATCGGGATCATCTCCACCGTCCCGCAGTTGCTGATGGCCCTGGGCCTGGCCCACCTGCTCAACTACAAGCTGCGCGGGGCGACGTTCTACCGCGTGGCGATGCTGGCTCCCTACGCCACCTCGGTGGCCGCGGCGACCCTCGTCTTCGTCATGCTCTTCGGCTACGACTACGGGATGATCAACTGGGCGCTGGGAGCCGCCGGGATCGACCCGATCGACTGGCACAACGACACCCTCAACTCCCACCTGGCGATCTCCGCCATCGTGATCTGGCGCTGGACCGGCTACAACACCCTCATCTACCTCGCCGCCATGCAGGCCGTGCCCAAGGACCTGTACGAGTCGGCCTCGCTGGACGGCGCCTCGCGCTGGCAGCAGTTCGTCCACGTCACCATCCCCTCGCTGCGGCCGACGATCCTGTTCACGGTCGTCGTCTCCACCATCGGCGCGACACAGCTCTTCGGTGAACCCCTGCTGTTCAACCCCGGTGGCGGCGCGAACGGCGGCCCGGACCACCAGTACCAGACCCTCGGCCTGTACCTGTACGAGCAGGGGTGGACCAACCTGCACCTCGGGCGGGCCTCGGCCATCGCCTGGATGATGTTCCTCCTCCTGGTGCTGATCGGACTGCTCAACTGGCTGGTCACCCGGTGGATGCAGAAGAGCGAGCTGGGCCGCAAGACCGCGAGGAGGCGCTCATGA
- a CDS encoding carbohydrate ABC transporter permease, with protein sequence MSALKTDHAPSPRTVPDRARPGHRGDRRPGRGRASSAGGQLHAGRITYAVLIVVTVIALFPLFWTAVAASRNNTRLSENPPPFWFGGNLFKNLEIAWTDANMGLALFNTAIVAGSIAIGTVLFGTIAGFAFAKLRFRFRNLLLLLTIGTMMVPPQLSVVPLFMAIAELEWTNQLQAVILPTFVSAFGVFFMRQYLLEALPTELIEAARVDGASSLRILWHVVFPAARPAMAVLGMLTFVMAWNDFFWPIIALTQQNPTVQVALTGLGRGYIPDQSVIMAGALLGTLPLLLILTLFGKQIVGGIMQGAVKG encoded by the coding sequence ATGAGCGCGTTGAAGACCGACCACGCGCCGTCCCCGCGGACGGTCCCCGACCGGGCGCGCCCCGGGCACCGCGGCGACCGGAGACCGGGTCGGGGGCGTGCCTCCAGCGCCGGCGGTCAGTTGCACGCGGGCAGGATCACCTACGCGGTGCTGATCGTCGTCACCGTGATCGCGCTGTTCCCGCTGTTCTGGACGGCCGTGGCCGCCTCCCGGAACAACACCCGGTTGTCGGAGAATCCCCCTCCGTTCTGGTTCGGCGGCAACCTGTTCAAGAACCTGGAGATCGCCTGGACGGACGCCAACATGGGCCTGGCGCTGTTCAACACGGCGATCGTCGCCGGGTCGATCGCGATCGGCACCGTGCTGTTCGGGACGATCGCCGGCTTCGCCTTCGCCAAGCTGCGATTCCGCTTCCGCAACCTGCTGCTGTTGCTGACCATCGGCACCATGATGGTTCCGCCGCAGCTCAGCGTGGTTCCGCTGTTCATGGCGATCGCCGAGCTGGAGTGGACCAACCAGCTCCAGGCCGTCATCCTGCCGACCTTCGTCAGCGCCTTCGGCGTGTTCTTCATGCGGCAGTACCTGCTGGAGGCCCTGCCGACGGAGCTGATCGAGGCCGCCCGGGTGGACGGCGCCAGCAGCCTGCGCATCCTGTGGCACGTGGTCTTCCCCGCCGCCCGGCCCGCGATGGCCGTGCTGGGCATGCTGACCTTCGTGATGGCCTGGAACGACTTCTTCTGGCCGATCATCGCGCTGACCCAGCAGAACCCCACCGTCCAGGTGGCCCTGACCGGTCTGGGACGCGGTTACATCCCCGATCAATCGGTGATCATGGCCGGCGCGCTGCTGGGCACCCTCCCGCTGCTGCTGATCCTCACCCTCTTCGGAAAGCAGATCGTGGGCGGCATCATGCAGGGGGCGGTCAAGGGCTGA
- a CDS encoding GH1 family beta-glucosidase, translated as MSQSSFPANFLFGSATSAYQVEGATAEDGRTPSIWDTFCRVPGKVLGGDTGDIAVDHYHRWRDDVRLMADLNLNAYRFSISWSRVQPTGRGPAVQRGLDFYRSLVDGLLEKGITPWITLYHWDLPQELEDAGGWPERATAERFAEYASLVADALGDRVERWTTLNEPWCSAYLGYGSGVHAPGRTDHTAVLRAAHHLNLAHGLGVQALRASLPGRAQIGISLNPAAVRALTDEPEDLDARRRIDALANRIFDGPMLRGVYDQDLIRDTARLTDWSFVEDGDLENIHQPLDALGINYYTPTLVSASADRKLPRRDGHGGGAQSPWPASEDIAFHQTPGETTDMGWTIDPTGLHDLLVHYHRETGGLPLYITENGMACDDKPSPDGTVHDPDRVAYLHSHLSTVQRAIADGVDVRGYFLWSLLDNFEWAYGYSKRFGAVYVDFESLARTPKSSALWYAQVARTGVLQAPDTAPQPVTD; from the coding sequence ATGAGCCAATCCTCCTTCCCCGCGAACTTCCTGTTCGGCTCGGCCACCTCCGCCTACCAGGTCGAGGGCGCCACCGCCGAGGACGGCCGGACACCGTCGATCTGGGACACCTTCTGCCGCGTACCGGGAAAGGTGCTCGGCGGCGACACCGGCGACATCGCGGTGGACCACTACCACCGCTGGCGCGACGACGTGCGGCTGATGGCCGACCTCAACCTCAACGCCTACCGCTTCTCCATCTCCTGGTCCCGGGTCCAGCCCACCGGCCGCGGCCCCGCCGTCCAGCGCGGCCTGGACTTCTACCGTTCGCTCGTCGACGGACTGCTGGAGAAGGGCATCACCCCCTGGATCACCCTGTACCACTGGGACCTCCCGCAGGAGCTGGAGGACGCCGGCGGCTGGCCCGAGCGCGCCACCGCCGAGCGGTTCGCCGAGTACGCCTCGCTGGTGGCCGACGCGCTCGGCGACCGCGTGGAGCGGTGGACCACCCTCAACGAGCCCTGGTGCTCGGCCTACCTCGGCTACGGTTCCGGCGTCCACGCCCCCGGCCGCACCGACCACACCGCCGTGCTCCGGGCCGCCCACCACCTCAACCTCGCCCACGGCCTGGGCGTCCAGGCGCTGCGCGCCTCCCTCCCCGGCCGCGCCCAGATCGGCATCAGCCTCAACCCGGCCGCGGTGCGGGCGCTCACCGACGAGCCCGAGGACCTGGACGCCAGGCGGCGCATCGACGCCCTGGCCAACCGGATCTTCGACGGTCCGATGCTGCGCGGCGTCTACGACCAGGACCTGATCCGGGACACCGCCCGCCTGACCGACTGGAGCTTCGTCGAGGACGGCGACCTGGAGAACATCCACCAGCCGCTGGACGCGCTGGGCATCAACTACTACACGCCCACCCTGGTCTCCGCCTCCGCCGACCGGAAGCTGCCCCGCCGGGACGGTCACGGCGGCGGCGCGCAGTCGCCCTGGCCGGCCTCGGAGGACATCGCCTTCCACCAGACGCCGGGCGAGACCACCGACATGGGGTGGACGATCGACCCGACCGGCCTGCACGACCTGCTCGTGCACTACCACCGCGAGACCGGCGGACTGCCGCTCTACATCACCGAGAACGGCATGGCCTGCGACGACAAGCCGTCCCCCGACGGCACCGTCCACGACCCCGACCGCGTCGCCTACCTGCACAGCCACCTGAGTACCGTGCAGCGGGCGATCGCCGACGGCGTCGACGTGCGCGGCTACTTCCTGTGGTCCCTGCTGGACAACTTCGAGTGGGCCTACGGCTACAGCAAGCGCTTCGGCGCGGTGTACGTGGACTTCGAGTCCCTGGCCCGCACCCCCAAGTCCAGCGCCCTGTGGTACGCCCAGGTGGCCCGGACCGGAGTGCTCCAGGCCCCGGACACCGCACCGCAGCCGGTCACCGACTGA
- a CDS encoding ATP-binding protein, whose translation MRWALVKVCIAVTTMVVVAFAVPLALVVGEMARDRAFAGAERVASSVTPVLVVTDDREELRRALASLPRGLDERVAVYAPPGRDGGAAQLGTRRVPEDDLRAAAPLQGATVLEVAGGFALLQPVFTTSGTSVVEVFVPEEETTGGVTTAWLVLAGTGLALVAASVVIADRLGTRMVGATERLARAARELGAGRLAVRVPVEGPTELRWAAAAFNSMADQVAQLLSNERELAADLSHRLRTPLTVLRLNTASLGDGDAAEQTRAAVAQLEREVDHIIRTAREHRTQPPGASGGAVCDASEVIRDRMAFWAALAEDEGREVRLAGVEEPVRVPVARPDLAAALDALLGNVFRHTPEGTAFAVDVHRGSSGDSVIVLVSDAGPGIDDPDAALRRGHGDGGPGSTGLGLDIVRRVAESTGGDVRIGRSVLGGTEVRILFSLRVTPADGGTGRRGRRGHGPERGHGMRRRMRRE comes from the coding sequence GTGAGGTGGGCCCTGGTCAAGGTGTGCATCGCGGTGACCACGATGGTCGTGGTGGCCTTCGCGGTCCCCCTCGCCCTGGTGGTCGGGGAGATGGCCCGGGACCGGGCGTTCGCGGGCGCCGAGCGGGTGGCCTCCTCGGTGACGCCCGTGCTCGTGGTCACCGACGACCGGGAGGAGCTCCGGCGCGCGCTGGCCAGCCTGCCCCGGGGGCTGGACGAGCGGGTCGCGGTGTACGCGCCCCCCGGCCGGGACGGCGGGGCCGCGCAGCTCGGCACCCGGCGGGTACCCGAGGACGACCTCAGGGCCGCGGCACCGCTGCAGGGGGCCACCGTCCTGGAGGTGGCGGGCGGTTTCGCGCTGCTCCAACCGGTCTTCACCACCTCCGGCACCTCGGTGGTCGAGGTGTTCGTGCCCGAGGAGGAGACGACCGGCGGCGTCACCACCGCCTGGCTCGTCCTGGCCGGGACGGGGCTCGCGCTCGTCGCCGCCTCCGTCGTCATCGCCGACCGGCTCGGCACCCGGATGGTGGGCGCCACCGAGCGGCTGGCACGGGCCGCGAGGGAGCTGGGCGCCGGTCGGCTGGCGGTACGGGTCCCGGTGGAGGGGCCCACCGAACTGCGCTGGGCGGCGGCCGCGTTCAACTCCATGGCCGACCAGGTCGCCCAACTGCTCTCCAACGAACGGGAACTGGCCGCCGACCTCTCCCACCGGCTGCGCACCCCGCTGACCGTGCTGCGGCTGAACACCGCCTCGCTGGGCGACGGGGACGCCGCCGAGCAGACCCGTGCGGCCGTCGCCCAACTGGAGCGCGAGGTGGACCACATCATCCGCACCGCCCGCGAACATCGCACCCAGCCCCCGGGCGCGTCCGGCGGGGCCGTCTGCGACGCCTCGGAGGTCATCCGGGACCGGATGGCGTTCTGGGCCGCGCTCGCCGAGGACGAGGGCCGCGAGGTGCGGTTGGCCGGCGTCGAGGAGCCCGTCCGCGTGCCGGTGGCCCGCCCCGACCTGGCCGCCGCCCTCGACGCGCTGCTGGGCAACGTCTTCCGGCACACCCCCGAGGGCACCGCGTTCGCCGTGGACGTGCACCGGGGCTCGTCCGGCGACTCGGTGATCGTGCTGGTCTCCGACGCCGGACCGGGCATCGACGACCCCGACGCGGCGCTGCGCCGCGGTCACGGGGACGGCGGTCCGGGCTCGACCGGGCTGGGCCTGGACATCGTGCGCCGGGTGGCGGAGTCGACCGGCGGCGACGTGCGGATCGGCCGCTCGGTGCTCGGGGGGACCGAGGTGCGAATCCTGTTCTCCCTGCGCGTCACGCCCGCGGACGGTGGGACCGGGCGCCGGGGCCGGCGCGGACACGGGCCCGAGCGGGGACACGGAATGCGACGCCGGATGCGCCGAGAGTGA
- a CDS encoding response regulator transcription factor codes for MARVLVVEDDQFVRSALIRHLTEASHTVRSVGTALEALREVAHFGFDVVILDLGLPDLDGAEALKMLRGVTQVPVIVATARDDETEIVRLLNDGADDYLVKPFSVEHLSARMAAVLRRARGTAAGTGAPGGEDRVIRVGGLAIDPLRRQAELDGRRLDLTRREFDLLAFLAQRPGVVVPRRELLAEVWQQSYGDDQTIDVHLSWLRRKLGETAASPRYLHTLRGVGVKLDLPQESARP; via the coding sequence ATGGCACGTGTACTCGTCGTCGAGGACGACCAGTTCGTCCGCTCCGCGCTGATACGGCATCTCACGGAGGCGTCCCACACCGTGCGCAGCGTCGGGACCGCCCTGGAGGCGCTGCGGGAGGTCGCGCACTTCGGGTTCGACGTGGTGATCCTCGACCTCGGCCTCCCCGACCTGGACGGAGCCGAGGCGCTGAAGATGCTGCGCGGCGTCACCCAGGTGCCCGTCATCGTCGCCACGGCGCGGGACGACGAGACGGAGATCGTCCGGCTGCTCAACGACGGCGCCGACGACTACCTGGTGAAACCGTTCTCCGTGGAACACCTGTCCGCCCGCATGGCCGCCGTGCTGCGCCGGGCGCGCGGCACGGCGGCAGGCACGGGGGCGCCGGGCGGTGAGGACCGGGTGATCCGGGTCGGCGGGCTGGCCATCGACCCGCTGCGTCGACAGGCCGAACTCGACGGCCGGCGCCTGGACCTGACGCGCCGCGAGTTCGACCTGCTGGCCTTCCTCGCGCAGCGCCCCGGCGTCGTCGTGCCGCGCAGGGAACTGCTGGCCGAGGTCTGGCAACAGAGCTACGGCGACGACCAGACCATCGACGTCCACCTCTCCTGGCTGCGCCGGAAACTCGGCGAGACGGCCGCCAGTCCCCGCTACCTCCACACGCTGCGGGGCGTGGGGGTCAAGCTGGACCTCCCGCAGGAGTCCGCGCGGCCGTGA
- a CDS encoding spermidine synthase, with amino-acid sequence MARNGRRRGDGRRSREPVSERVGGGLAELLPDPDRPRAWTLTLDGAPQSHVDLDDPTYLDFEYQRRIGHLIDLAAPRGRPLRVLHLGGGALTLARYTAATRPRSTQQVVESDTALTALVRRELPLEGSWRIRVRAGDARAVSARIPEDWAEVVVADVFAGARTPAHLTSTEFLAEVRRVLCPGGLYVANLADGPPLAHLRGQIATAAAVFPELGLTADPAVLRGRRFGNAVLAASDRELPVAELTRRAASDPHPGRVEHGRALADFTGGAASVTDADAVPSPPPPAAVFRRR; translated from the coding sequence ATGGCGAGGAACGGACGGCGGCGCGGGGACGGCAGGCGGAGCCGGGAGCCGGTGAGCGAGCGGGTCGGCGGCGGGTTGGCCGAACTGCTGCCCGACCCCGACCGGCCGCGCGCCTGGACCCTGACGCTCGACGGCGCCCCGCAGTCCCACGTGGATCTCGACGACCCGACGTACCTGGACTTCGAGTACCAGCGCAGGATCGGCCACCTGATCGACCTGGCCGCCCCGCGGGGGCGACCGCTGCGGGTGCTCCACCTGGGCGGCGGCGCGCTCACCCTCGCCCGCTACACCGCGGCCACCCGCCCCCGCTCCACCCAGCAGGTGGTCGAGTCGGACACCGCGCTGACCGCCCTGGTCCGTCGCGAACTGCCCCTGGAGGGCTCCTGGCGGATACGGGTGCGCGCCGGCGACGCCCGCGCCGTGTCGGCCAGGATCCCCGAGGACTGGGCCGAGGTGGTGGTCGCGGACGTCTTCGCCGGTGCCCGCACCCCCGCGCACCTGACCAGCACCGAGTTCCTGGCCGAGGTCCGCCGGGTGCTGTGCCCCGGCGGACTCTACGTCGCCAACCTCGCCGACGGCCCGCCACTGGCCCACCTGCGCGGGCAGATCGCCACCGCCGCCGCCGTCTTCCCCGAGCTGGGCCTGACCGCCGATCCGGCCGTGCTGCGGGGGCGGCGCTTCGGCAACGCCGTGCTGGCCGCCTCCGACCGGGAGCTGCCCGTCGCCGAACTCACCCGGCGCGCGGCCTCCGACCCGCACCCCGGCCGGGTCGAACACGGTCGGGCGCTCGCCGACTTCACCGGCGGCGCGGCTTCCGTCACGGACGCCGACGCCGTCCCCTCCCCGCCGCCGCCCGCCGCCGTCTTCCGACGGCGCTGA
- a CDS encoding tetratricopeptide repeat protein, translating into MASSPSPSAPAGPDRQPNLAFRRLRGRLSPGEFAAAVRRAGREIGERVSCDARYVGRVEAGEIRCPNYAYERVFLHMFPGYSLTDLGFEPRQAVRGRTARGRGAYGGGDAPRGARVRPVPTRTEHPSGTPGPSDEESDVLRRAFMTGGPAAMAAMSLGPTPFPDQAAARDTSTGAPAGPGAPGARPVLAGRPGEAEAEAVEETVRHIRLLDDRHGADDIYRQAGEALRAAYGLLDAGARRQSIVDRLHTGAGELAISVGWLAHDSGRLAEARPHYAEALATARVAGDPALEAHAFCNTSFLARDAGRPREAVRAAQAGQHVAEHLGSPRLLSLLAAREAGGWAGLADRSACEESIGRARTLFERGPSDADPEWMSFYGEAELNGLEAQCWAALGDWGRAARRARRAVVLQGPHFVRNTALFTAELADDLAGHGDVAGAAEAGCRALDLLDRVRSSRVLSMLDGTARRLRHHRGVPAVADFLDRRAESVRPARPA; encoded by the coding sequence ATGGCGTCGTCACCGTCACCTTCAGCGCCGGCGGGACCGGACCGCCAGCCGAACCTGGCCTTCCGGCGGTTGCGCGGACGGCTCTCGCCCGGCGAGTTCGCCGCGGCCGTGCGCAGGGCGGGCAGGGAGATAGGCGAGCGGGTCTCCTGCGACGCCCGGTACGTGGGCCGGGTGGAGGCCGGAGAGATCCGGTGCCCCAACTACGCCTACGAGCGGGTGTTCCTGCACATGTTCCCGGGGTACTCACTGACCGACCTGGGCTTCGAGCCCCGGCAGGCGGTCCGCGGGCGCACCGCGCGCGGACGAGGGGCGTACGGCGGTGGGGACGCTCCCCGGGGAGCCCGGGTACGCCCCGTCCCCACCCGCACCGAGCACCCTTCCGGAACCCCCGGACCGAGCGACGAGGAGAGCGACGTGCTGCGTCGCGCGTTCATGACCGGCGGCCCGGCCGCCATGGCGGCGATGTCCCTGGGCCCGACCCCGTTCCCGGACCAGGCCGCCGCCCGCGACACGTCCACCGGCGCGCCCGCCGGTCCGGGCGCTCCCGGCGCCCGACCCGTCCTCGCGGGACGGCCGGGCGAGGCCGAGGCGGAGGCCGTCGAGGAGACCGTGCGCCACATCCGGCTGCTGGACGACCGGCACGGCGCGGACGACATCTACCGACAGGCCGGCGAGGCCCTGCGCGCCGCCTACGGCCTGCTGGACGCCGGCGCGCGCCGCCAGTCGATCGTCGACCGGTTGCACACCGGCGCCGGGGAACTGGCCATCTCGGTGGGTTGGCTGGCCCACGACTCGGGCCGCCTCGCCGAGGCCCGACCGCACTACGCCGAGGCCCTGGCCACCGCACGCGTCGCCGGTGACCCGGCCCTGGAGGCGCACGCCTTCTGCAACACCTCCTTCCTGGCCCGCGACGCCGGGCGCCCCCGGGAGGCGGTGCGGGCCGCGCAGGCCGGGCAGCACGTGGCCGAACACCTGGGATCGCCCCGACTGCTGTCCCTGCTGGCCGCGCGCGAGGCGGGCGGCTGGGCGGGCCTGGCGGACCGCTCCGCCTGCGAGGAGTCCATCGGCCGGGCCCGCACCCTGTTCGAGCGCGGCCCCTCGGACGCCGACCCGGAGTGGATGTCCTTCTACGGCGAGGCCGAGTTGAACGGGCTGGAGGCGCAGTGCTGGGCGGCGCTGGGCGACTGGGGACGCGCGGCGCGGCGCGCCCGCCGCGCGGTGGTCCTACAGGGCCCGCACTTCGTGCGGAACACCGCGCTGTTCACGGCCGAGCTGGCGGACGACCTCGCCGGCCACGGGGACGTGGCGGGAGCCGCCGAGGCCGGGTGCCGGGCGCTGGACCTGCTCGACCGGGTGCGCTCCTCGCGCGTCCTGTCGATGCTGGACGGCACCGCCCGGCGTCTGCGCCACCACCGCGGCGTCCCGGCCGTCGCGGACTTCCTGGACCGCCGCGCCGAGTCGGTCCGTCCCGCACGACCGGCCTGA
- a CDS encoding histidine phosphatase family protein, protein MAARVLLVRHGQTEWSRSGWHTGRTDVPLLEEGRRMARALGERLARAPWNGLPDAEVRTSPLSRARETCDLAGLGDRAEDWDALLEWDYGAYEGLSTPAIRERVGEDWLIWRDGVVGGERLAEVAARADEVVAWTRGTDRDAVVFAHGHLLRVLGARWLGLDPSFAARLRLDPGALSVLGWAYGEPAIESWNDRGHLE, encoded by the coding sequence ATGGCAGCGCGCGTCCTGCTCGTCCGACACGGCCAGACCGAGTGGTCCCGTTCCGGGTGGCACACCGGCCGCACCGACGTCCCCCTGCTGGAGGAGGGCCGCCGGATGGCGAGAGCGCTGGGCGAACGGCTGGCCCGCGCACCCTGGAACGGCCTGCCGGACGCCGAGGTGCGCACCAGCCCGCTCTCCCGGGCCCGGGAGACCTGCGACCTGGCGGGGCTGGGCGACCGGGCCGAGGACTGGGACGCCCTGCTGGAGTGGGACTACGGCGCCTACGAGGGGTTGAGCACGCCGGCCATCCGGGAGCGGGTCGGCGAGGACTGGCTGATCTGGCGCGACGGCGTGGTGGGCGGCGAACGGCTGGCGGAGGTCGCGGCCCGCGCCGACGAGGTGGTCGCCTGGACGCGCGGGACGGACCGGGACGCGGTCGTCTTCGCCCACGGCCATCTGCTCAGGGTGCTGGGCGCGCGGTGGCTGGGGCTGGACCCGTCCTTCGCCGCCCGGCTGCGTCTGGATCCGGGCGCGCTGTCGGTGCTGGGCTGGGCGTACGGGGAGCCCGCGATCGAGAGTTGGAACGACCGGGGCCACCTGGAGTGA